The Devosia sp. MC521 genome has a segment encoding these proteins:
- a CDS encoding DUF6152 family protein, with the protein MKKLIFAGAALAVAFLIAPAYAHHSAAMFDHEQLVELKGVVKEFQYTNPHSWLIVDVTNDDGTVTTWGFEAEGPSTLMRAGIRKSTLQPGTELTIRGNPMRDGRPGAAWVDAQMTNGEKINPRNGFAVIPAGKE; encoded by the coding sequence ATGAAAAAGCTTATTTTCGCGGGCGCTGCCTTGGCAGTGGCCTTTCTCATTGCGCCTGCTTACGCGCACCACTCTGCTGCCATGTTCGACCACGAGCAACTAGTCGAGCTCAAAGGCGTAGTGAAGGAATTTCAATACACCAACCCACACTCATGGCTGATCGTTGATGTCACCAATGACGACGGCACCGTTACTACATGGGGATTCGAGGCTGAGGGGCCCAGTACTTTGATGCGGGCTGGTATCCGCAAGAGCACGCTACAGCCCGGCACAGAATTGACTATACGTGGCAATCCAATGCGCGACGGCCGTCCGGGAGCCGCTTGGGTCGATGCTCAAATGACCAACGGTGAGAAAATCAATCCGCGGAACGGCTTTGCGGTCATTCCGGCCGGCAAAGAATAG